In one Sphingomonas hankookensis genomic region, the following are encoded:
- a CDS encoding serine hydrolase domain-containing protein, with amino-acid sequence MTGIVAAAAAKRYEGVMPIVALLAAATAQPVAEVRVAFDRQGETAVVTRGLADIAANRPVTADDPVRVASISKLVTAIAVLRLVDAKRLDLDADVSDLLGWRLRHPRFPDVPITLRMLLSHRAGIVDGVDYVLPLDAELAPVLADPKAWDAAHAPGTWFAYANLNFPIVASVIERATGERFDRAMQRLVFAPLGIEACYNWASCAPGVSARAVVQYRAGKPTKDDHHGRPPACPVEPARDGSCDLSRWRAGVNGAMFSPQGGLRISARGLAAIGRMLLRRGQGDRGRLLSPRAFALLTTPQWTWDGTNGDTGSDATTGAKQAGFMCRYGLAVTFLATPVRGCRDDPFGDGRMRIGHAGDAYGLRSGLWVDLRRGTGVAYFATDVPVAAATGSAFTPTEERLARGR; translated from the coding sequence ATGACCGGCATAGTGGCAGCGGCGGCGGCGAAGCGGTACGAAGGCGTCATGCCGATCGTCGCCTTGCTCGCCGCTGCCACGGCGCAACCCGTTGCCGAAGTGCGCGTCGCGTTCGACCGACAGGGCGAAACGGCGGTCGTCACGCGTGGACTGGCCGATATCGCCGCGAACCGTCCGGTCACCGCCGATGATCCGGTCCGCGTCGCGTCCATTTCCAAGCTGGTAACGGCGATCGCGGTGTTGCGACTGGTCGATGCCAAGCGGCTCGATCTCGATGCGGACGTATCCGATCTGCTCGGCTGGCGGCTGCGGCATCCGCGTTTTCCCGACGTGCCGATCACGCTGCGGATGCTGCTGTCGCACCGGGCGGGGATCGTCGACGGGGTCGATTATGTCCTGCCGCTCGATGCCGAACTGGCCCCGGTGCTAGCGGATCCGAAAGCATGGGACGCCGCCCATGCGCCGGGTACGTGGTTCGCCTATGCCAATCTGAACTTCCCGATCGTCGCGAGCGTGATCGAACGCGCGACCGGCGAACGGTTCGACCGGGCGATGCAGCGGCTGGTGTTCGCGCCGCTGGGTATCGAGGCCTGCTATAACTGGGCGAGTTGCGCGCCGGGCGTGTCGGCGCGGGCGGTGGTGCAGTATCGCGCGGGCAAGCCGACCAAGGACGACCATCATGGCCGCCCGCCCGCCTGCCCGGTCGAGCCGGCGCGCGACGGTTCGTGCGACCTGTCGCGGTGGCGTGCGGGGGTGAACGGGGCGATGTTCTCGCCGCAAGGGGGGCTGCGCATCTCGGCGCGGGGGCTGGCGGCGATCGGGCGGATGCTGTTGCGCCGGGGCCAGGGGGACCGCGGGCGATTGTTGTCCCCACGCGCCTTTGCCCTGCTGACCACGCCGCAATGGACCTGGGACGGGACCAACGGCGACACCGGCAGCGATGCGACGACGGGAGCGAAACAGGCGGGGTTCATGTGCCGCTATGGGTTGGCGGTGACGTTCCTTGCGACGCCGGTGCGGGGGTGCCGTGACGACCCGTTCGGCGACGGGCGGATGCGGATCGGTCATGCCGGTGACGCCTATGGCCTGCGCTCGGGGCTGTGGGTCGATCTGCGGCGCGGGACCGGCGTCGCCTATTTCGCGACCGATGTGCCGGTGGCGGCGGCGACGGGGTCGGCGTTTACGCCGACCGAGGAGCGGTTGGCACGGGGAAGGTGA
- a CDS encoding DUF808 domain-containing protein codes for MAGGLVALLDDIAAIAKLAAASLDDVSAAAGRAGAKAAGVVIDDAAVTPRYVVGLSPARELPIIGKIALGSLRNKLLILLPAALILKFFAPWAITPILMAGGAFLCFEGAEKVLAPLFGGHHAEEAATPTDPAELERTQVSGAIRTDMILSAEIMIIALNELPALSIWMQGIALAVVGIAITIGVYGVVALIVKMDDIGLALARRSSALAQSVGRGLVKAMPVVLKALALIGTAAMLWVGGQIILHGLEEFGFATLPHLVHDTAHHVAEAVPGLGGVLEWIVNAAGAAVFGVLIGGVIAGVLHVLPKKH; via the coding sequence ATGGCTGGTGGATTGGTTGCGCTGCTCGACGATATCGCGGCGATCGCGAAGCTGGCGGCGGCATCGCTCGACGATGTGAGCGCGGCGGCCGGACGCGCCGGGGCCAAGGCGGCGGGCGTGGTGATCGACGATGCTGCGGTCACCCCGCGCTATGTCGTCGGCCTGTCGCCTGCGCGCGAACTGCCGATCATCGGCAAGATCGCGCTGGGGTCGCTGCGCAACAAGCTGCTGATCCTGCTGCCCGCCGCGCTGATCCTCAAATTCTTCGCGCCCTGGGCGATCACCCCGATCCTGATGGCGGGCGGCGCGTTCCTGTGCTTCGAGGGGGCGGAAAAGGTCCTCGCCCCGCTGTTCGGCGGTCATCATGCCGAGGAAGCGGCGACCCCGACCGACCCGGCCGAGCTGGAGCGTACGCAGGTCAGCGGCGCGATCCGCACCGACATGATCCTGTCGGCGGAAATCATGATCATCGCGCTCAACGAACTGCCCGCGCTGTCGATCTGGATGCAGGGCATCGCGCTGGCGGTGGTCGGCATCGCGATCACCATCGGCGTGTACGGCGTCGTCGCGCTGATCGTGAAGATGGACGATATCGGGCTGGCGCTGGCCCGCCGGTCGAGCGCGCTGGCGCAGAGTGTCGGGCGCGGGCTGGTGAAGGCGATGCCGGTGGTGCTCAAGGCGCTGGCGCTGATCGGCACGGCGGCGATGCTGTGGGTCGGCGGGCAGATCATCCTGCACGGGCTGGAGGAGTTCGGCTTCGCCACGTTGCCGCACCTCGTCCACGACACCGCGCATCATGTGGCCGAGGCGGTGCCGGGGCTGGGCGGGGTGCTGGAATGGATCGTCAACGCGGCCGGCGCGGCGGTGTTCGGCGTCCTGATCGGCGGGGTCATCGCCGGCGTACTGCACGTCCTGCCGAAGAAGCATTGA
- a CDS encoding methyl-accepting chemotaxis protein — protein MRSTIKAKLGVTFAIIVTMLIAIVAIGVSQMSHMNTDIVDVIDGPAKRQARSLRVQVEVNEIIRLEKNMALSKDPAQVREFDQESLSKIAATSDLIRQAVENASATAKPRWTEVSVAWEKVKQINQNVRTLALAGKGDDAGLLSLSQSRDAVKNMYGSLDEIVSINDGLMTEAKTKTAASYEDARTMLVGVAIAAILIAVGSAVWVSLIVSRGLKQLGSALTQVAGGDLTQTITVRSNDEIKDLVDTTNSMIERLRSVVGNSSLAADSVAGGSQQLSASSEQVSQGATEQAAAAEEASASMEEMAANIKQNADNAAQTEKIARQSSKDAEASGVAVDRAVGAMRVIAEKIGIVQEIARQTDLLALNAAVEAARAGEHGRGFAVVASEVRKLAERSQTAAAEISAVSGDTVQAAAQAGEMLTKLVPDIRRTAELVAEISAACREQDIGASQINQALQQLDTVTQQNASASEQITSTSEELAGQAEELQQSISFFRVDDGSGKAAKRPAARKPVAAKPKAAARAKPNSVADQQARARGFALDLTQGGPDSDDVTFEHAA, from the coding sequence ATGCGGTCGACAATCAAGGCGAAGCTGGGAGTGACGTTCGCCATCATCGTGACGATGCTGATTGCCATCGTCGCGATCGGCGTCAGTCAGATGTCGCACATGAATACGGATATCGTCGACGTCATCGACGGCCCGGCCAAGCGACAGGCCCGGTCGCTGCGCGTACAGGTTGAGGTGAACGAAATCATTCGCCTCGAAAAGAACATGGCCCTGTCGAAGGATCCGGCACAGGTCCGCGAGTTCGATCAGGAATCGCTATCCAAGATCGCGGCGACCAGCGACCTGATCCGACAGGCGGTGGAAAACGCGTCGGCGACCGCGAAGCCGCGCTGGACCGAAGTCTCGGTGGCATGGGAAAAAGTCAAACAGATCAATCAGAACGTCCGCACCCTTGCTCTTGCAGGCAAGGGCGACGATGCAGGGCTCCTGTCGCTTTCTCAATCCCGCGACGCCGTCAAGAATATGTACGGCTCGCTCGACGAAATCGTTTCGATCAACGATGGCTTGATGACCGAGGCAAAGACCAAGACCGCCGCCAGCTATGAAGATGCGCGGACGATGCTGGTCGGTGTCGCCATTGCTGCAATCCTGATCGCGGTCGGCAGCGCGGTGTGGGTCAGCCTGATCGTGTCGCGTGGCCTGAAGCAGTTGGGCAGCGCGCTGACCCAGGTCGCCGGTGGTGATCTGACCCAGACGATCACGGTGCGGAGCAACGACGAGATCAAGGATTTGGTCGACACGACCAATTCGATGATCGAGCGGCTGCGCAGCGTGGTCGGCAACAGTTCGCTGGCGGCGGACAGTGTCGCGGGGGGCAGCCAGCAGCTCTCCGCCTCGTCGGAACAGGTCAGCCAGGGCGCGACCGAACAGGCTGCCGCTGCCGAGGAAGCATCCGCTTCGATGGAAGAGATGGCCGCCAACATTAAGCAGAACGCCGACAATGCCGCCCAGACCGAGAAGATCGCGCGCCAGTCGTCGAAGGACGCCGAGGCGAGCGGCGTCGCGGTCGACCGTGCGGTCGGTGCGATGCGGGTCATCGCCGAGAAGATCGGCATCGTGCAGGAAATCGCCCGCCAGACCGACCTGCTGGCGCTGAACGCGGCGGTCGAGGCGGCGCGCGCCGGCGAACATGGTCGCGGCTTCGCGGTCGTCGCATCGGAAGTCCGCAAGCTGGCCGAACGCAGCCAGACCGCCGCTGCCGAAATCAGCGCGGTGTCGGGCGACACGGTGCAGGCCGCGGCACAGGCAGGCGAGATGCTGACCAAGCTGGTCCCCGACATCCGCCGGACCGCCGAACTGGTCGCCGAGATCAGCGCCGCATGCCGTGAACAGGATATCGGCGCGTCACAGATCAACCAGGCGCTGCAACAGCTCGACACCGTCACGCAGCAGAACGCGTCGGCATCCGAACAGATCACCTCGACCTCCGAGGAACTGGCGGGTCAGGCAGAGGAGCTACAGCAGAGCATTTCCTTCTTCCGCGTCGACGACGGCAGCGGCAAGGCGGCGAAGCGCCCGGCGGCACGCAAGCCGGTGGCCGCCAAGCCCAAGGCGGCCGCCCGAGCCAAGCCCAACTCGGTCGCCGACCAGCAGGCCCGCGCGCGCGGCTTCGCGCTCGACCTGACCCAGGGCGGCCCGGATAGCGACGACGTGACCTTCGAACACGCCGCCTGA
- a CDS encoding HAMP domain-containing methyl-accepting chemotaxis protein yields the protein MKRVTIKTKLSATFGVVLLMMLAIIILSVSRMSAMNSGLVDVIEGPATRQVRNLNIKVALLDIVRFEKNMALTDDDAQNREFANSAATRVTELDSLLSDAMANSTERSKADWATVANNWNEYKAINARIRQLGLENRNAEAARLSLTDARDRVVTIAKTLDVLIGRSTSRMEEAKAEAAAAYSQARLILIVAGLLACAIAIAGALWISRIVAQGLKRVSVALDAVAVGDLDKEVVVTSNDEIKDLVDTVNRMTASLRKSAELADTIALGDLSVDHKPLSNEDRLGHAMVKMVDGLRQSAALADTIALGDLSVDAKPLSDKDQLGHAVVSMLAGLRKSAALADTIAAGDLTVDHQPLSDKDQLGNALVSMTKRLRNVVGDATAAADNVAGGSQQLSASSEQVSQGATEQAASAEEASASMEEMAANIKQNADNAAQTEKIARQSSKDAETSGIAVDRAVGAMRTIVEKIGIVQEIARQTDLLALNAAVEAARAGEHGRGFAVVASEVRKLAERSQAAAAEISSVSSDTVQAAAQAGDMLTKLVPDIRRTAELVAEISAACREQDIGASQINQALQQLDTVTQQNASAAEQITSTSEELAGQAEELQSSIAFFRVKAERHEATRRPVRKPAKAAAPKTRINTVADQQARARGFALDLTQGGPDDDDDAFGQAA from the coding sequence ATGAAACGCGTTACGATAAAGACCAAGCTATCCGCGACATTCGGAGTCGTATTGTTGATGATGCTGGCGATCATCATCCTCAGCGTCTCGCGAATGTCGGCGATGAACAGCGGCCTGGTCGACGTGATCGAAGGCCCGGCGACGCGACAGGTTCGCAATCTCAATATCAAGGTGGCGTTGCTCGATATCGTGCGGTTCGAAAAGAACATGGCACTGACCGATGACGACGCCCAGAATCGCGAATTCGCAAACAGCGCGGCCACCCGGGTTACCGAACTCGATTCGCTGCTGAGCGATGCGATGGCCAATTCGACCGAACGGTCGAAGGCCGATTGGGCGACGGTCGCGAACAACTGGAACGAATATAAGGCGATCAACGCCCGGATCCGCCAACTGGGCCTGGAAAACAGGAATGCCGAGGCCGCGCGCCTGAGCCTGACCGATGCACGCGACCGGGTGGTGACGATCGCCAAGACGCTGGACGTCCTGATCGGACGCAGCACGTCGCGCATGGAAGAGGCCAAGGCCGAGGCCGCCGCAGCCTATAGCCAGGCCCGCCTGATCCTGATCGTTGCCGGGCTGCTCGCCTGCGCAATCGCCATCGCCGGCGCGCTGTGGATCAGCCGGATCGTTGCGCAGGGGCTGAAGCGGGTCAGCGTCGCGCTGGACGCGGTCGCGGTCGGCGACCTCGACAAGGAGGTCGTCGTCACCAGCAATGACGAGATCAAGGACCTGGTCGACACCGTCAACCGCATGACCGCGTCGCTGCGCAAGTCGGCAGAACTGGCCGATACGATCGCGCTGGGCGACCTGTCGGTCGACCACAAGCCGCTGTCGAACGAGGACCGGCTGGGCCATGCGATGGTCAAGATGGTCGACGGCCTGCGCCAGTCGGCGGCACTGGCCGACACCATCGCGCTGGGCGACCTGTCGGTCGATGCGAAGCCGCTGTCGGACAAGGACCAGCTGGGCCATGCGGTGGTGTCGATGCTCGCCGGTCTGCGCAAGTCGGCCGCGCTGGCCGATACCATCGCCGCGGGCGACCTGACCGTCGATCACCAGCCGCTGTCGGACAAGGACCAGCTGGGCAACGCGCTGGTGTCGATGACCAAGCGGCTGCGCAATGTCGTGGGCGACGCGACCGCCGCTGCCGACAATGTCGCGGGCGGCAGCCAGCAGCTCTCCGCCTCGTCGGAACAGGTCAGCCAGGGCGCGACCGAACAGGCCGCCTCTGCCGAGGAAGCCTCCGCTTCGATGGAAGAGATGGCGGCGAACATCAAACAGAATGCCGACAATGCCGCCCAGACCGAAAAGATCGCGCGCCAGTCGTCGAAGGACGCCGAAACGAGCGGCATCGCGGTCGATCGCGCGGTAGGTGCGATGCGGACCATCGTCGAAAAGATCGGCATCGTGCAGGAAATCGCGCGTCAAACCGATCTGCTGGCGCTGAACGCAGCGGTGGAGGCGGCGCGTGCCGGCGAACATGGCCGCGGCTTCGCGGTCGTCGCATCCGAAGTCCGCAAGCTCGCCGAACGCAGCCAGGCGGCAGCCGCCGAGATCAGTTCGGTGTCGAGCGATACGGTGCAGGCGGCGGCGCAGGCCGGCGACATGCTGACCAAGCTGGTCCCCGACATTCGCCGGACCGCCGAGCTGGTCGCCGAGATCAGCGCCGCATGCCGCGAACAGGATATCGGCGCATCGCAGATCAACCAGGCGCTGCAACAACTCGACACGGTGACGCAGCAGAACGCGTCGGCAGCCGAACAGATCACCTCGACCTCCGAGGAACTGGCGGGTCAGGCCGAGGAGCTGCAGTCGAGCATCGCCTTCTTCCGGGTCAAGGCCGAACGCCACGAAGCGACGCGGCGCCCGGTGCGCAAGCCGGCCAAGGCGGCGGCGCCCAAGACGAGGATCAACACCGTCGCCGACCAGCAGGCCCGCGCGCGCGGCTTTGCGCTCGACCTGACGCAGGGCGGGCCGGACGACGACGACGACGCTTTCGGACAGGCAGCCTGA
- a CDS encoding carbohydrate porin, which yields MGRNWLGNAAIGTAMAMAMLVTPARAQDEAAGPLAIDLVYKGDVVGVAAGDARGARYLDNLDLLASLDLDRAVGWRGGTAFASLLNNLGGRPNDIAGTLQGVNNIEVAGADLLLYQAWIQQSFADDRLSVLVGRYDLNSEFYANDAASHLIAPAFGIGSELAATGPNGPSIFPRTDLAIRLRAGDERNYVQAVAIRAPRGTTDDGGRRSTLFVAEAGWQGRLSFTLGGWAYSRRQPRIIPPGVTTGPGEAASHGVYASVETDLAGQADQPGHWRAFARAGWSDGRTTPFAGGFQLGVTGRGIVPDRPGSQLSIGVASADLSTPYRQANPPGEPALAGSEGMVELTYSDAVLPFLTLQPDVQYVRRPGGLQDADDAVVLGLRAIVAWKAL from the coding sequence ATGGGACGGAACTGGTTGGGGAATGCGGCGATCGGGACGGCGATGGCGATGGCGATGCTGGTCACGCCGGCACGGGCGCAGGACGAAGCGGCCGGGCCGCTGGCCATCGACCTGGTGTACAAAGGCGATGTGGTCGGGGTGGCGGCGGGCGATGCGCGCGGGGCACGCTATCTCGACAATCTCGACCTGCTCGCCTCGCTCGACCTCGACCGCGCGGTCGGCTGGCGGGGCGGCACCGCCTTTGCCAGCCTGCTCAACAATCTGGGCGGGCGGCCCAACGACATCGCCGGCACGTTGCAGGGCGTGAACAATATCGAGGTCGCCGGGGCCGACCTGCTGCTGTACCAGGCATGGATCCAGCAGAGTTTCGCCGATGACCGGCTGTCGGTGCTGGTCGGCAGATACGACCTGAACAGCGAATTCTACGCCAACGACGCCGCGTCGCACCTGATCGCGCCGGCATTCGGCATCGGGTCCGAACTGGCGGCGACCGGTCCCAACGGCCCGTCGATCTTTCCGCGCACCGACCTTGCCATCCGGCTGCGCGCCGGGGACGAGCGGAACTATGTCCAGGCGGTCGCGATCCGTGCGCCGCGCGGCACCACCGACGATGGCGGCCGGCGTTCGACGCTGTTCGTGGCGGAGGCCGGGTGGCAGGGGCGGCTGTCGTTCACGCTGGGCGGCTGGGCCTATAGCCGGCGCCAGCCGCGCATCATCCCGCCGGGCGTCACCACCGGCCCGGGCGAGGCGGCGTCGCACGGCGTCTATGCCTCGGTCGAGACCGATCTGGCCGGACAGGCCGACCAGCCAGGGCATTGGCGCGCCTTTGCCCGCGCCGGATGGTCCGATGGGCGGACGACTCCCTTTGCCGGCGGGTTCCAGCTCGGCGTGACCGGGCGGGGCATCGTTCCCGACCGGCCCGGCAGCCAGCTGTCGATCGGCGTGGCGAGCGCCGACCTCAGCACCCCCTATCGCCAGGCCAATCCGCCGGGCGAACCGGCGCTGGCCGGATCGGAAGGGATGGTCGAGCTGACCTATAGCGACGCGGTGCTGCCGTTCCTGACGCTGCAGCCCGACGTGCAATATGTCCGCCGGCCGGGTGGTTTGCAGGATGCGGACGATGCGGTGGTGCTGGGGCTGCGCGCGATCGTGGCTTGGAAGGCGCTGTAG
- a CDS encoding glycosyltransferase family 4 protein — translation MRIAIVSDAWSPQVNGVVRTLQTTIGRLQQRGHIVETYTPDGFATRPCPGYPEIRLAFGCGPELGRRIAAFRPDAIHIATEGPLGWAARRWCRRHGLRFTTSFHTNFADYLAMRTHLPAGLFWPFLRRFHAAASGVMTATARVAASLRDHGIAHTKRWSRGVDLSLFKPDGGQLDVATLPRPILLHVGRIAVEKNIEAFLSLDVPGTKLLVGDGPARAELERRYPLARFVGLKQGAALAAAYRAADVLVFPSRTDTFGLVMIEALACGTPVAGYPVPGPLDIIGTDGRGGGSARIGAVDDDLAAAVTQALTADRDACARAGTAYCWSHCTDQFVGNLVDAGLGTQPTLAAA, via the coding sequence GTGAGGATCGCCATCGTCAGCGACGCGTGGAGTCCGCAGGTCAACGGCGTCGTCCGCACGCTCCAGACCACGATCGGCCGCCTGCAACAGCGCGGGCATATCGTCGAGACCTATACCCCCGACGGCTTCGCCACCCGGCCGTGCCCCGGCTATCCCGAAATCCGGCTCGCCTTTGGCTGCGGGCCGGAGCTGGGGCGGCGGATCGCGGCGTTCCGGCCCGACGCGATCCATATCGCGACCGAAGGACCGCTCGGCTGGGCGGCACGGCGCTGGTGCCGGCGGCATGGGCTCCGCTTCACCACCTCGTTCCACACCAATTTCGCCGACTATCTGGCGATGCGCACGCACCTGCCCGCCGGGCTGTTCTGGCCGTTCCTGCGCCGCTTCCATGCGGCGGCCAGCGGGGTGATGACCGCCACCGCCCGCGTCGCCGCGTCGCTGCGCGACCACGGCATCGCCCATACGAAGCGCTGGTCGCGCGGCGTCGACCTGTCGCTGTTCAAGCCCGATGGCGGCCAACTCGACGTCGCCACCCTGCCGCGCCCGATCCTGCTCCATGTCGGGCGGATCGCGGTCGAAAAGAATATCGAAGCGTTCCTGTCGCTCGACGTGCCCGGCACCAAGCTGCTGGTCGGCGACGGCCCGGCGCGCGCCGAGCTGGAGCGCCGCTATCCGCTCGCCCGGTTCGTCGGGTTGAAGCAGGGTGCGGCACTCGCCGCTGCCTATCGCGCCGCCGACGTGCTGGTCTTCCCCAGCCGCACCGACACGTTCGGGCTGGTGATGATCGAGGCGCTGGCCTGCGGCACCCCGGTCGCGGGCTATCCGGTACCCGGGCCGCTCGACATCATCGGGACGGACGGCCGGGGCGGCGGCTCCGCACGGATCGGCGCGGTCGACGACGATCTGGCGGCGGCCGTTACCCAGGCGCTGACCGCCGACCGCGACGCCTGCGCCCGTGCCGGCACCGCCTATTGCTGGTCGCATTGCACCGACCAGTTCGTCGGCAATCTGGTCGATGCGGGATTGGGGACGCAGCCGACGCTGGCGGCGGCATAG
- a CDS encoding UDP-2,3-diacylglucosamine diphosphatase, with amino-acid sequence MTTAFVSRTDRKNTQPPVKSLARKIPDWINDPQSYQAEGPKKSYRTVFISDVHLGTPGCSATQLVDFLHSFECETLYLVGDIVDGWQIRRGWYWPSSHNDVIRSILKFARRGTRVIYIPGNHDEAFRDYTGLEFGGVEMVEEDIHETADGRRLLVLHGDKFDGVVLYAKWLAFLGDHAYTALLKANSVWNFARRKLGLPYWSLSAYAKHRVKNAVNFIGRFEETVAHAAAEHGVDGVVCGHIHTAEIRRIGDIMYYNDGDWVESCTALVEDHAGAMSLIDWRAETWEKELAKSSGKAPVPGRVVATA; translated from the coding sequence ATGACGACGGCATTTGTATCCCGGACCGATCGAAAGAATACGCAACCGCCGGTAAAGTCGCTGGCGCGCAAGATCCCCGACTGGATCAACGACCCGCAAAGCTATCAGGCGGAAGGCCCCAAAAAGTCCTACCGCACCGTCTTCATCTCCGACGTCCATCTGGGTACGCCCGGATGCAGCGCGACCCAGCTGGTCGACTTCCTCCATTCGTTCGAATGCGAGACGCTGTACCTGGTCGGCGACATCGTCGATGGCTGGCAGATCCGTCGCGGCTGGTACTGGCCGTCGAGCCATAACGACGTCATCCGATCGATCCTGAAGTTCGCCCGCCGCGGCACGCGCGTCATCTACATCCCCGGCAACCATGACGAGGCATTCCGCGACTATACCGGCCTCGAATTCGGCGGGGTCGAGATGGTCGAGGAGGATATCCACGAAACCGCCGACGGCCGCCGCCTGCTGGTGCTGCACGGCGACAAGTTCGACGGCGTGGTGCTCTATGCCAAATGGCTCGCCTTCCTCGGCGACCATGCCTACACCGCGCTGCTGAAGGCCAACAGCGTGTGGAACTTCGCCCGGCGCAAGCTCGGCCTGCCCTATTGGTCGCTGTCGGCCTATGCCAAGCATCGCGTGAAGAACGCGGTCAACTTCATCGGCCGGTTCGAGGAAACCGTCGCCCATGCCGCCGCCGAACACGGCGTCGACGGCGTGGTCTGCGGCCATATCCACACCGCCGAGATCCGCCGGATCGGCGATATCATGTACTATAACGACGGCGACTGGGTGGAGAGCTGCACCGCGCTGGTCGAGGATCATGCGGGCGCCATGTCGCTGATCGACTGGCGGGCCGAGACCTGGGAAAAGGAACTGGCGAAGTCGTCGGGCAAGGCGCCCGTCCCCGGCCGGGTGGTCGCCACCGCGTGA
- a CDS encoding class I SAM-dependent methyltransferase: MHGLAQELNRVGVASAYDRWAPIYDLVFGPVFKRGRRAAIDAAETVGGRILEVGVGTGISLPHYRAESRITGIDIADQMLDKARDRVRRLKLNHVERIAIGDAEALDFDDASFDVVVAQYVVSAVPHPDRALSEFLRVVRPGGMIVIATRLGAEAGMRARIERALMPITSRLGWRTDFPWSIYGDWAARNPQAELVERRPLPPLGHFSLVCFRRAAAAGQDNHPTPALGATA; this comes from the coding sequence ATGCACGGATTGGCTCAGGAACTGAACCGCGTCGGCGTGGCGAGCGCCTATGATCGCTGGGCGCCCATCTATGACCTGGTGTTCGGCCCCGTCTTCAAGCGGGGTCGCCGTGCGGCGATCGACGCGGCGGAGACGGTCGGCGGCCGCATCCTCGAGGTGGGGGTCGGCACCGGCATCTCGCTGCCGCATTACCGCGCCGAGAGCCGGATCACCGGCATCGATATCGCCGACCAGATGCTCGACAAGGCGCGCGACCGGGTGCGCCGGCTGAAGCTCAACCATGTCGAGCGGATCGCGATCGGCGATGCCGAGGCGCTGGATTTCGACGACGCGTCGTTCGACGTCGTCGTCGCGCAGTACGTGGTGTCGGCGGTGCCGCATCCCGACCGTGCCCTGAGCGAGTTCCTGCGCGTGGTGCGGCCCGGCGGCATGATCGTGATCGCGACCCGGCTGGGCGCGGAAGCGGGGATGCGCGCCAGGATCGAGCGCGCGCTGATGCCGATCACCAGTCGGCTGGGCTGGCGTACCGATTTCCCCTGGTCGATCTATGGCGACTGGGCGGCCCGCAACCCGCAGGCCGAGCTGGTCGAGCGCCGGCCCCTGCCCCCGCTCGGCCATTTCTCGCTGGTGTGCTTCCGGCGCGCGGCCGCTGCCGGACAGGACAACCACCCGACGCCCGCGCTCGGCGCGACCGCCTGA